A genomic stretch from Candidatus Avedoeria danica includes:
- a CDS encoding ABC-F family ATP-binding cassette domain-containing protein translates to MSLLSANGLAMRFGADDLFGGVTVSVPHGARIGLVGPNGIGKTTLLLILAGEMSPSAGSIAVAKGARIGYLKQEAMAAFGDRGGVLYDEMLAPFAALRADEAQLAELEHAMADAHASSSGDASGDTSGDATAGAALVERYGRLQAAFELAGGYTYPQRIRHVLLGLGFGESTWQQPLAQLSGGQKTRALLARLLLEAPDLLILDEPTNHLDIRAIEWLEGMLGGWPGAVVVVSHDRFFLDRVVGHIWELGRGGMETYRGNYSAYVQQREARWELRRKQYKAVKERFEKEIDYIKRFIDSQNTAQAIGRLRRLGREVEALHAGGIEMAAAIDAKGWAQATGDLLLGRSSMNVDYVAMRVGQLREPSGALERMHLKIKAGPRGPDIVMRSRDLVVGYPDAPLVTLPDLELRRGARVGVLGPNGAGKTTLLKTVLGQLQPLAGDLKVGDSIVVGYFAQARDDLSDDDTVIDTVLNRSQFSPGEARNYLAGFLFREDDVFKKVSALSGGERGRLALAVLALQGANLLVLDEPTNHLDIQAQEVLEDVVNGFAGTVLLVTHDRYLVDRLATMLWWVTDGRLTVHEGTYADWQARQARQASQAGQAAGAGSAGAGSNGRGASRAAGPPASRASTDRAAPAGGRNATAADRDAALVDGIRRAATAGPPPRSKNELRRLADHVAALEDAIAGAEARAAFHAEAVQRASEAGDVDGIREATTAMAAAEAEVEARMAEWEAAAAELDGA, encoded by the coding sequence ATGTCCCTCCTCTCCGCCAACGGCCTGGCCATGCGTTTCGGCGCCGACGACCTCTTCGGCGGCGTCACCGTCAGCGTGCCCCACGGCGCCCGGATCGGCCTCGTCGGGCCGAACGGGATCGGCAAGACGACGCTGCTGCTCATCCTGGCCGGCGAGATGTCGCCCAGCGCCGGCAGCATCGCCGTCGCCAAGGGGGCGCGGATCGGCTACCTCAAGCAGGAGGCAATGGCCGCCTTCGGCGACCGGGGCGGCGTGCTGTACGACGAGATGCTCGCGCCGTTCGCCGCGCTCCGGGCGGACGAGGCGCAGTTGGCCGAGCTCGAGCACGCGATGGCCGACGCACATGCGAGTTCGTCGGGCGATGCGTCGGGCGATACGTCGGGCGACGCGACCGCTGGTGCCGCGCTCGTGGAGCGCTACGGGCGGCTGCAGGCGGCGTTCGAGCTGGCGGGGGGCTACACGTACCCGCAGCGTATCCGGCACGTCCTCCTCGGGCTCGGCTTCGGCGAGAGCACGTGGCAGCAGCCCCTCGCCCAGCTGTCCGGCGGTCAGAAGACGCGGGCGCTCCTCGCCCGGCTCCTGCTCGAGGCGCCCGACCTCCTCATCCTCGACGAGCCGACGAACCACCTGGACATCCGTGCGATCGAGTGGCTGGAGGGGATGCTCGGCGGCTGGCCGGGCGCGGTCGTCGTCGTCAGCCATGACCGGTTCTTCCTCGACCGCGTCGTCGGGCACATCTGGGAGCTCGGCCGGGGCGGGATGGAGACGTACCGCGGCAATTACAGCGCCTACGTCCAGCAGCGCGAGGCGCGCTGGGAGCTGCGGCGCAAGCAGTACAAGGCCGTCAAGGAGCGCTTCGAGAAGGAGATCGACTACATCAAGCGCTTCATCGACAGCCAGAACACGGCGCAGGCGATCGGGCGGCTCAGGCGACTCGGCCGCGAGGTCGAGGCGCTGCATGCCGGCGGGATCGAGATGGCGGCGGCGATCGACGCCAAGGGCTGGGCGCAGGCCACGGGCGATCTCCTCCTCGGCCGCTCGTCGATGAACGTCGACTACGTCGCGATGCGTGTCGGGCAGCTGCGCGAGCCGTCGGGGGCGCTCGAGCGGATGCACCTGAAGATCAAGGCCGGGCCGCGCGGGCCGGACATCGTCATGCGGAGCCGCGACCTCGTCGTCGGCTACCCCGACGCGCCGCTCGTCACGCTGCCCGACCTCGAGCTGCGCCGCGGCGCGCGCGTCGGCGTCCTCGGCCCGAACGGCGCCGGCAAGACGACGCTCCTCAAGACCGTCCTCGGCCAGCTGCAGCCACTGGCGGGCGATCTGAAGGTCGGCGACAGCATCGTCGTCGGCTACTTCGCGCAGGCGCGCGACGACCTGTCGGACGACGACACCGTGATCGACACCGTGCTCAACCGCTCGCAGTTCTCGCCCGGCGAGGCGCGCAACTACCTGGCCGGCTTCCTCTTCCGGGAGGACGACGTCTTCAAGAAGGTCAGCGCCCTCTCCGGCGGCGAGCGCGGCCGGCTGGCGCTGGCCGTGCTGGCGCTGCAGGGCGCCAACCTCCTCGTGCTGGACGAGCCGACGAACCACCTGGACATCCAGGCCCAGGAGGTCCTCGAGGACGTCGTGAACGGCTTCGCCGGCACGGTGCTCCTCGTCACGCACGACCGCTATCTCGTCGATCGACTGGCGACGATGCTGTGGTGGGTGACGGACGGCCGCCTGACGGTTCACGAGGGCACGTACGCCGACTGGCAGGCGCGTCAGGCACGCCAGGCGAGCCAGGCAGGCCAGGCGGCCGGCGCAGGCTCGGCCGGTGCGGGGTCGAACGGCCGCGGCGCCTCGCGCGCCGCCGGACCGCCCGCGTCGCGCGCTTCCACCGACCGCGCCGCGCCGGCCGGCGGCCGCAACGCCACCGCCGCGGACCGCGATGCCGCCCTCGTCGACGGGATCCGGCGCGCCGCCACGGCCGGACCGCCGCCGCGCAGCAAGAACGAGCTCCGCCGCCTGGCGGACCACGTCGCCGCCCTCGAGGATGCGATCGCCGGCGCCGAGGCGCGCGCCGCGTTCCACGCCGAGGCCGTCCAGCGGGCGAGCGAGGCGGGCGACGTCGACGGGATCCGCGAGGCGACGACGGCGATGGCGGCGGCGGAGGCGGAGGTCGAGGCGCGGATGGCGGAGTGGGAGGCGGCAGCGGCGGAGTTGGACGGCGCGTAG
- a CDS encoding CsbD family protein has translation MFIHPFKGDWNAFTGQVKEAFDKVTDDDIVMAEGNADHLVGAIQKRYGYTRDQADQAWLAFTTRLSIAVMNADDHVDASADVIEPPTDGDAPYDPDHPLLTPRRGAHSGRGADRRARTAPGVLDRKKPQKRSWTISGRLQRPG, from the coding sequence GTGTTCATCCATCCTTTCAAGGGCGATTGGAACGCGTTCACGGGCCAGGTGAAGGAAGCGTTCGACAAAGTGACGGACGACGACATCGTGATGGCCGAGGGCAACGCCGACCACCTCGTCGGTGCCATTCAGAAGCGCTACGGCTACACGCGCGATCAGGCCGACCAGGCATGGCTCGCGTTCACGACGCGGCTCAGCATTGCGGTGATGAACGCCGACGATCACGTGGACGCCTCGGCGGATGTGATCGAGCCGCCGACGGACGGGGATGCGCCGTACGACCCCGACCACCCGCTGCTCACCCCCCGCCGAGGCGCGCATTCGGGACGAGGCGCAGATCGACGTGCGCGAACTGCGCCGGGAGTTCTAGACCGGAAGAAACCCCAGAAGAGATCATGGACGATAAGCGGTCGATTGCAGAGACCGGGTTAG
- a CDS encoding DEAD/DEAH box helicase: protein MPLPRSDYRYPVGYQQDAVARILSQLTRYRGALLIASTGLGKTVIATEAARLLRRTGAVDRVLVIAPNAVRREWASHLEAARLPFESANHAALDASPDRSAGTRTLLTALDALQPRTLLVIDECHLLRNRGRRSTGGRDERSDFGSRDDRDDVGGRERVAFARLVPAIARSGCRVLLMTATPFSRGLANLNTQLTLLPRTAPSRALMPEWVPDARAWHVSTEADIAHLPVITVLTTPSVARVYGEHDEGGTFVRFGLKRRYFPRLHLHRRNTPIVAGPAIAAALDAGAFGLEGSSSGIERTVRLSLTSSPWALAECVAKTLATPGPGGFARARFAQTAEERAAALAGLVGALRSLRPADDPKLARLLALLDDRCAASGKAVVFVERLASAAYLEAALAALRPGLRVGCTVVGAGRADLAGRAQASSTSTSTGDGPAAPQAPPAMAPMPARFRQRPIGEVRAMVAAFAPVANGVRAAGADALDVLITTDAWGVGVNLQDAATVISYDLAWTPIELTQRAGRILRLWSEPRTVEIHAFVPQLGAPTMDAPFRKLWAVARRWETLVARHDMALRLGELPTLAVDEVVGEIELERLAG from the coding sequence GTGCCGCTGCCGCGCTCGGACTACCGCTACCCCGTCGGCTACCAGCAGGACGCCGTCGCGCGCATCCTTTCCCAGCTCACCCGCTACCGCGGTGCGCTCCTCATCGCATCGACCGGCCTCGGCAAGACCGTCATCGCCACCGAGGCGGCGCGCCTCCTGCGGCGCACCGGCGCGGTCGACCGCGTCCTGGTCATCGCCCCGAACGCCGTGCGCCGCGAGTGGGCATCCCACCTCGAGGCCGCGCGGCTGCCGTTCGAGAGCGCGAACCACGCCGCGCTCGACGCCTCCCCGGACCGCAGCGCCGGCACGCGCACGCTCCTGACGGCGCTGGACGCCCTCCAGCCGCGCACGCTCCTCGTCATCGACGAGTGCCACCTCCTGCGCAACCGCGGCCGCCGCTCGACGGGCGGGCGGGATGAGCGGAGCGACTTCGGCAGCCGGGACGACCGGGACGATGTCGGCGGCCGGGAGCGGGTAGCGTTCGCGCGCCTCGTGCCCGCCATCGCCCGGAGCGGCTGCCGCGTGCTCCTCATGACGGCCACGCCGTTCTCGCGCGGCCTCGCCAACCTGAACACGCAGCTCACGCTCCTCCCTCGGACCGCCCCGAGCCGCGCCCTGATGCCCGAATGGGTGCCCGACGCCCGGGCGTGGCACGTCAGCACCGAGGCGGACATCGCGCACCTGCCCGTGATCACGGTCCTCACGACGCCGAGCGTCGCCCGCGTGTACGGCGAGCACGACGAGGGCGGCACGTTCGTCCGGTTCGGCCTGAAGCGCCGCTACTTCCCGCGCCTGCACCTCCACCGCCGCAACACGCCCATCGTCGCCGGTCCGGCGATCGCCGCGGCGCTGGACGCCGGCGCCTTCGGCCTGGAGGGCTCGTCGTCGGGGATCGAGCGCACCGTCCGGCTGTCGCTGACGAGCTCGCCGTGGGCGCTGGCGGAGTGCGTCGCCAAGACGCTGGCGACGCCGGGGCCGGGCGGCTTCGCGCGCGCGCGCTTCGCGCAGACCGCCGAGGAGCGCGCCGCGGCGCTGGCCGGCCTCGTCGGCGCCCTGCGGTCGCTCCGGCCGGCCGATGACCCCAAGCTGGCGCGGCTCCTGGCGCTGCTGGACGATCGCTGCGCGGCGAGCGGGAAGGCCGTCGTGTTCGTCGAGCGGCTGGCGTCGGCGGCCTACCTTGAGGCGGCGCTGGCGGCGCTGCGGCCGGGGCTGCGGGTCGGGTGCACGGTCGTCGGGGCGGGACGGGCGGACCTGGCGGGACGGGCGCAAGCGTCGTCGACGTCGACGTCGACGGGCGATGGCCCGGCGGCACCGCAGGCGCCGCCGGCGATGGCGCCGATGCCCGCGCGGTTCCGGCAGCGGCCGATCGGCGAGGTGCGCGCGATGGTGGCGGCATTCGCGCCGGTGGCGAACGGGGTTCGAGCGGCCGGCGCCGATGCCCTCGACGTGCTGATCACGACGGATGCCTGGGGAGTCGGCGTGAACCTCCAGGACGCGGCGACGGTGATCAGCTACGACCTGGCGTGGACGCCGATCGAGCTGACGCAGCGGGCCGGGCGAATCCTTCGCCTGTGGTCCGAGCCCCGGACGGTCGAGATCCACGCCTTCGTGCCGCAGCTGGGCGCGCCGACGATGGACGCGCCGTTCCGGAAGCTGTGGGCCGTCGCCCGGCGCTGGGAGACGTTGGTGGCGCGGCACGACATGGCGCTGCGCCTCGGGGAGCTGCCGACGCTGGCGGTGGACGAGGTGGTGGGGGAGATCGAGCTCGAGCGACTGGCGGGATGA
- a CDS encoding GlsB/YeaQ/YmgE family stress response membrane protein, translating into MNFIAWIVVGGVLGWLASKVMHTDNQQGILLNVIVGIVGAFLAGQLLSPIFGVPTINQGAFSLGAMLVSLAGAVVLLGVVNLVRRGTVR; encoded by the coding sequence GTGAACTTCATCGCCTGGATCGTCGTCGGCGGCGTCCTCGGGTGGCTCGCCAGCAAAGTCATGCACACGGACAACCAGCAGGGCATCCTCCTGAACGTGATCGTCGGCATCGTCGGCGCGTTCCTGGCCGGGCAGCTCCTGAGCCCGATCTTCGGTGTCCCCACGATCAACCAGGGGGCGTTCAGCCTCGGCGCGATGCTCGTGTCGCTGGCCGGCGCGGTCGTCCTGCTCGGGGTCGTCAACCTGGTGCGCCGCGGCACGGTTCGCTGA
- a CDS encoding PD40 domain-containing protein — MIKRFLAGLIALTAAVTLAYTPPPSHAAVVAPITSVADAEQQIDYTDVTAFDDRFEPRVVTITVGSAVRWRNMGVHPHSTTSDNGYWSWGLVTGSTFSIRFLSPGTYGYHCMYHPGMTGTVVVLPFAGTPTPTPTGTWSTPTGVTPTAPLPTPTGPTPTGPIPTIPWPTPPPPPIPTSPAEAGEIVFDDTATGILQGQTDLYAVQPSGAGRRQLTNTADMAEAQPSWSPDRQHVAYTATSLGAAVPTAWGIWVLDVATGARRQLTTGPDDFEPDWRPDGSSILFTHVTRIGGAILSAELAVVATDGTGFRPIVRLSGGGTVGNPTWSPDGARIAFTVDGGSGGELYVANADGTGARRLLAHPGWDDIDPRWSPDGRYIAFSAGLNQFGPTLHDIWLADLVTGIVGTVARHPTWELRRPAWSPDSRTLVFTARHQDSPPRWAMYSVPAVGGDVSGPITSGVEPDWSSTALGGLPTPMPGATATMTPLPTPPTPPPFPTIPPPEPTVPGVTPTVPPVPTFANLTPTPEETPTTGVSATPTKGAPTNTPATPGVVRRQIFLPYAVHMWGLNTTP, encoded by the coding sequence ATGATCAAACGTTTCCTGGCCGGCCTGATCGCCCTCACGGCGGCGGTCACACTGGCGTACACCCCTCCCCCGTCGCACGCGGCGGTGGTGGCCCCGATCACGAGCGTCGCCGACGCCGAGCAGCAGATCGACTACACGGACGTCACTGCGTTCGACGATCGATTCGAGCCGCGCGTCGTGACGATCACCGTCGGCTCGGCGGTGCGGTGGCGCAACATGGGCGTCCACCCGCACTCGACGACGAGCGACAACGGCTACTGGAGCTGGGGCCTCGTCACCGGCTCGACGTTCAGCATCCGCTTCCTGTCGCCGGGCACGTACGGCTATCACTGCATGTATCACCCGGGCATGACCGGCACCGTCGTCGTCCTGCCCTTCGCGGGGACGCCGACGCCGACACCGACCGGCACGTGGTCGACCCCAACCGGCGTGACGCCCACCGCCCCGTTGCCGACGCCCACCGGCCCGACACCGACCGGCCCGATCCCGACGATCCCGTGGCCGACGCCGCCCCCGCCCCCCATCCCGACATCGCCGGCCGAGGCCGGGGAGATCGTCTTCGACGACACCGCCACCGGCATCCTGCAGGGCCAGACGGATCTGTACGCGGTCCAGCCCTCCGGCGCGGGTCGGCGGCAGCTGACGAACACGGCGGATATGGCCGAGGCGCAGCCGAGCTGGTCGCCCGATCGCCAACATGTGGCGTACACCGCGACGTCCCTCGGCGCGGCCGTGCCGACGGCCTGGGGCATCTGGGTGCTGGACGTGGCCACCGGCGCACGCCGGCAGCTGACGACCGGCCCCGACGACTTCGAGCCGGACTGGCGCCCGGACGGATCGTCCATCCTCTTCACGCACGTCACGCGCATCGGCGGCGCGATCCTCTCCGCCGAGCTGGCCGTCGTGGCGACGGACGGCACGGGCTTTCGTCCGATCGTCCGCCTGTCCGGCGGCGGCACGGTCGGCAACCCGACGTGGTCGCCGGACGGGGCACGGATTGCGTTCACCGTGGACGGCGGGTCCGGCGGCGAGCTGTACGTGGCCAACGCGGACGGCACCGGCGCGCGCCGGCTGCTGGCGCACCCCGGCTGGGACGACATCGATCCGCGCTGGTCCCCTGACGGACGCTACATCGCTTTCTCTGCCGGCCTCAACCAGTTCGGCCCGACGCTGCACGATATCTGGCTGGCCGACCTCGTCACCGGGATCGTCGGCACGGTCGCCCGCCATCCGACATGGGAGCTGCGACGGCCGGCGTGGTCGCCGGACAGCCGGACGCTCGTCTTCACCGCCCGGCATCAGGACTCGCCGCCGCGCTGGGCGATGTACAGCGTGCCGGCCGTCGGCGGCGACGTCTCGGGACCGATTACCAGCGGCGTCGAACCTGACTGGTCGAGCACGGCGCTCGGTGGCTTGCCGACGCCGATGCCCGGCGCCACCGCCACGATGACGCCCCTGCCGACGCCGCCGACGCCGCCGCCGTTCCCGACCATCCCGCCGCCGGAGCCAACCGTGCCGGGCGTCACCCCGACCGTCCCCCCGGTGCCGACGTTCGCCAACCTGACGCCGACGCCCGAGGAGACGCCGACGACCGGTGTGAGCGCTACGCCGACCAAGGGCGCGCCGACGAACACGCCGGCGACGCCGGGTGTGGTGCGTAGGCAGATCTTCCTGCCGTACGCCGTGCACATGTGGGGTCTGAACACGACGCCGTGA
- a CDS encoding alpha/beta fold hydrolase, with the protein MDTASDNGSEPRIFLSYADNFPEHVVLFIHGYPLSSQMWVPQLEGLAGTVWGIAPDLRGCGESGTPGGAVTMTDYAEDCVALLDELGLEDPVVVCGLSMGGYVALELFRLHPDRVSALVLAATKAGADTDEGKAGRDKNAQIARDDGVEAIASAILPKMFAPQTVADDPELVAEVREIMTSGSVEGVVGALEAMRDRIDSTPTLAKIGVPTLVLHGADDQLMPPAEGEKLKAGIPGAELVLIEGAGHLLNLEQPDLFNDALLDFLSTLP; encoded by the coding sequence ATGGACACCGCAAGCGATAATGGCAGCGAGCCGCGCATCTTCCTGTCGTATGCCGACAACTTCCCCGAGCACGTCGTCCTCTTCATCCACGGCTACCCGCTCTCCAGCCAGATGTGGGTTCCGCAGCTCGAGGGCCTGGCCGGGACGGTCTGGGGCATCGCCCCCGACCTCCGCGGCTGCGGCGAGTCCGGCACGCCGGGCGGCGCCGTGACGATGACCGACTACGCCGAGGACTGCGTTGCGCTCCTCGACGAGCTCGGCCTCGAGGATCCGGTCGTCGTGTGCGGCCTCTCGATGGGCGGCTACGTCGCGCTCGAGCTCTTTCGCCTGCACCCGGACCGCGTCTCCGCGCTCGTCCTGGCCGCCACGAAGGCCGGCGCCGACACGGACGAGGGCAAGGCCGGGCGCGACAAGAACGCGCAGATCGCGCGCGACGACGGTGTCGAGGCGATCGCCAGCGCCATCCTGCCCAAGATGTTCGCGCCGCAGACCGTGGCGGACGACCCGGAGCTCGTGGCCGAAGTGCGCGAGATCATGACGTCCGGGAGCGTCGAGGGTGTGGTCGGCGCGCTCGAGGCGATGCGCGACCGCATCGACTCGACGCCGACGCTGGCCAAGATCGGTGTCCCGACGCTGGTTCTGCACGGCGCCGACGACCAGCTGATGCCGCCGGCCGAGGGCGAGAAGCTCAAGGCGGGCATCCCCGGCGCCGAGCTCGTCCTGATCGAGGGGGCCGGGCACCTGCTGAACTTGGAACAGCCGGACCTGTTCAACGACGCGCTGCTGGATTTCCTGTCGACGTTGCCGTAG
- a CDS encoding AI-2E family transporter has product MADPTAPIQTTVPGADDGVEAVARALPKSPRRGLVVLSTERIERIWLIVLVLVVAYTFYHIVDIFLVPIVVAAVFASLGYPMHREWLRITRNRAGIAALLSTLTVIVLAIIPIYLVAALITTEARSLFAGAESGVVGFIERTSGWLQAVVAGGEGSPLGRLPFFGWLKNVPLDQLIQGDQIRQLLSSAGSTATSIISFTGAGALALALNLVIALFTMFYFFRDGETILQRVMYLSPLDKRYEQMFVDRLISVSRATLRGSFIVGLVQGSLGALTLWAVGAPAPVLWGVVMVFLAMIPVLGTWIILYPHAIVLYSQGEVLRGTVVLFMTAVVITNLDNLIRPRLVGKRARMHDLLVFFSTLGGIAVYGLFGFIIGPIVAALLMALLEIYALEFKHQLDLSDADGGSPSDVASSEAAQAATAPATTAPPPVSPPPEPPATPART; this is encoded by the coding sequence ATGGCCGACCCGACCGCCCCAATCCAGACCACCGTGCCCGGCGCAGATGACGGCGTCGAGGCCGTGGCGCGTGCGCTTCCCAAGTCGCCGCGCCGTGGGCTCGTCGTCCTGTCCACCGAGCGGATCGAGCGGATATGGCTCATCGTGCTCGTGTTGGTCGTCGCCTACACGTTCTACCACATCGTCGACATCTTCCTGGTGCCGATCGTCGTCGCGGCGGTTTTCGCCAGCCTCGGCTATCCGATGCACAGGGAGTGGTTGCGGATCACGCGCAACCGTGCCGGCATCGCCGCGCTTCTGTCGACACTCACCGTCATCGTCCTTGCGATCATCCCGATCTACCTCGTGGCCGCGCTGATCACCACCGAAGCGCGGTCCCTCTTCGCGGGCGCCGAAAGCGGCGTCGTCGGGTTCATCGAACGGACGTCCGGCTGGCTGCAGGCCGTCGTGGCGGGGGGTGAGGGCAGTCCGTTGGGGCGCCTGCCGTTCTTCGGCTGGCTGAAGAACGTCCCGTTGGATCAGCTCATTCAGGGCGATCAGATCCGACAGCTCCTCAGCAGCGCCGGCAGCACCGCCACATCGATCATCAGCTTCACCGGCGCCGGGGCGTTGGCGCTGGCGCTGAACCTCGTCATCGCGTTGTTCACGATGTTCTACTTTTTCAGGGACGGCGAGACGATCCTGCAGCGCGTGATGTACCTCAGCCCGCTGGACAAGCGCTACGAGCAGATGTTCGTCGACCGCCTGATCTCGGTGTCGCGCGCCACGCTCCGCGGCTCGTTCATCGTCGGCCTCGTGCAGGGCAGCCTCGGCGCGCTGACGCTGTGGGCGGTCGGTGCGCCGGCGCCGGTGCTCTGGGGCGTCGTCATGGTCTTCCTGGCGATGATCCCGGTGCTCGGCACGTGGATCATCCTCTACCCGCATGCCATCGTGCTCTACTCGCAGGGCGAGGTGTTGCGCGGCACCGTCGTGCTGTTCATGACGGCCGTCGTCATCACCAACCTGGACAACCTCATCCGCCCGCGGCTCGTCGGCAAGCGCGCGCGGATGCACGACCTGCTCGTCTTCTTCTCGACGCTGGGCGGGATCGCGGTGTACGGCCTGTTCGGCTTCATCATCGGGCCGATCGTCGCCGCGCTGCTCATGGCGCTGCTCGAGATCTACGCGCTCGAGTTCAAGCACCAGCTCGATCTGTCCGATGCCGACGGCGGGTCACCCTCCGACGTCGCCTCGTCCGAGGCCGCTCAGGCAGCCACCGCTCCGGCGACCACCGCTCCGCCCCCGGTCAGCCCGCCGCCTGAACCGCCTGCCACGCCCGCGCGCACCTGA
- a CDS encoding NAD-dependent epimerase/dehydratase family protein, with protein MVRHMLANGVRVVSLDIADFDYPERHRITAVTGDIRHRSTVDACMAGIDAVIHTAAALPLYTPQDIYTTDIDGLRNVLESALAHGVPRVVHVSSTAVYGIPDHHPLKEDDTLHGVGPYGESKVIAEQMCVDMRSKGLVVPIIRPKSFVGPERLGVFALFYDWAKDGHNFPLLGDGTNRYQLLDVEDLCDAIWLCCTLPDDVVDDVFNIGAKEFATMKEDYQAVLDAAGFGKRIVPLPAAPAIWTLRILERLGVSPLYKWVYETASKDSFVSIEKAERVLGWRPRYSNQDALLRNYRWYLDNLAAFEGASGVSHRVPWKQGVLGVAKKVF; from the coding sequence ATGGTCCGCCACATGCTGGCGAACGGGGTACGCGTCGTCTCTCTGGACATCGCGGACTTCGACTACCCCGAGCGGCACCGGATCACGGCCGTCACCGGCGACATCCGGCACCGATCGACGGTCGACGCGTGCATGGCCGGCATCGACGCGGTCATCCACACCGCTGCGGCGCTGCCGCTCTACACGCCGCAGGACATCTACACGACGGACATCGACGGCCTGCGCAACGTGCTCGAGAGCGCGCTGGCGCACGGCGTGCCGCGGGTGGTCCATGTCTCGTCCACGGCCGTTTACGGAATCCCGGATCACCACCCGCTGAAGGAGGACGACACGCTGCACGGGGTCGGGCCGTACGGCGAGTCGAAGGTCATCGCCGAGCAGATGTGCGTGGACATGCGGTCCAAGGGCCTCGTCGTCCCGATCATCCGTCCGAAGTCGTTCGTCGGCCCGGAGCGCCTCGGCGTCTTCGCCCTGTTCTACGACTGGGCCAAGGACGGCCACAACTTCCCGCTGCTCGGCGACGGCACGAACCGCTACCAGCTCCTGGACGTCGAGGACCTGTGCGACGCGATCTGGCTGTGCTGCACGCTGCCGGACGACGTGGTGGACGACGTGTTCAACATCGGCGCGAAGGAGTTCGCGACGATGAAGGAGGACTACCAAGCGGTCCTCGACGCCGCCGGCTTCGGCAAGCGGATCGTTCCACTGCCCGCGGCGCCGGCGATCTGGACGCTGCGGATCCTCGAGCGCCTCGGCGTCTCGCCGCTCTACAAGTGGGTGTACGAGACGGCGTCCAAGGACTCGTTCGTCAGCATCGAGAAGGCCGAGCGCGTGCTGGGCTGGCGCCCGCGGTACTCGAACCAGGACGCGTTGCTGCGGAACTACCGGTGGTACCTGGACAACCTCGCGGCGTTCGAGGGCGCCAGCGGGGTGAGCCACCGGGTGCCGTGGAAGCAAGGGGTGTTGGGGGTGGCGAAGAAGGTGTTCTAG
- a CDS encoding ferritin-like domain-containing protein, whose translation MALNNIHDLFVKELNDLHSAELQILDALPKLSKAAQSAELTKAFDHHHAQTHVHRDRLEQVFELVGAKPSGEKCKGMAGLLAEGESLLKEAAPSEILDAALIGAAQRVEHYEMAGYGCARTYARMLGLDAGVQLLQQTLDEEGQTDHLLTRLAHTTINPRVPA comes from the coding sequence ATGGCCCTCAACAACATCCACGACCTCTTCGTCAAGGAACTGAACGATCTTCACAGTGCTGAGCTGCAGATCCTCGACGCGCTTCCCAAGCTGTCCAAGGCGGCGCAATCCGCCGAACTGACCAAAGCGTTCGATCACCATCACGCTCAGACCCATGTGCACCGAGATCGCCTCGAGCAGGTGTTCGAATTGGTCGGTGCCAAGCCGTCCGGCGAGAAGTGCAAGGGCATGGCGGGGCTCCTGGCGGAAGGCGAGTCGCTGCTGAAGGAAGCGGCGCCATCGGAGATCCTCGACGCGGCGCTGATCGGTGCCGCACAGCGCGTCGAGCACTACGAGATGGCCGGGTACGGCTGCGCTCGGACGTACGCCCGGATGCTCGGCCTGGATGCCGGCGTCCAGCTGCTCCAGCAGACGCTCGACGAGGAGGGCCAGACAGACCATCTGCTGACCCGCCTGGCCCACACGACGATCAACCCGCGCGTCCCGGCATAG